The DNA window GCGGCTGGCGAACGGCGAAACGGTCGACCAGCTTCTTCCCGAAGCATTCGCCGTGGTGCGCGAGGCGGGGAGGCGGACGCTGAACATGCGCCACTTCGACACGCAGCTCATCGGCGGCATCGTGCTGCACGAGGGGAAGATATCCGAAATGAAGACCGGCGAAGGAAAGACCCTGGTCGCCACACTGCCGATCTACCTCAACGCGCTCCCCGGCAAAGGGGCGCACCTTGTCACGGTGAACGACTACCTGGCCCGCCGCGACTCCGAATGGATGGGAAAACTCTACAACTTCCTCGGCATGAACGTGGGGGTCATCCAGCACGGCCTGAACGACGAACAGCGCCAGCAGGCCTATAACAGCGACATCACCTACGGCACCAACAACGAATTCGGCTTTGACTACCTGCGCGATAACATGAAGTTCAGCGCATCCCAGTGCGTGCAGCGCGACCTCCATTTCGCCCTCGTTGACGAAGTGGACTCCATCCTCATCGACGAAGCGCGCACGCCGCTCATCATCTCCGGCCCCGCCGAGGAGAGCACCGACAAGTACGCCGCCGTGAACAGGATAACCCCGGCACTGCTGAAAAAGGACGTCTACTACACCCACGACGAAAAGGCCCGCTCCGTCATGCTTACCGAAGCGGGGGTGGCCGCCGCCGAAGAGGCGCTGGGGGTGGACAATCTATACGATCCGCGCAACGTGGAGATACTGCACCACCTCAACCAGGCGATGAAGGCCCACATCATCTTCCACCGCGACGTCGACTATGTGGTGAAGGACGACGAAGTGCTCATCGTGGACGAGTTCACCGGCCGCCTGATGCCGGGCCGCCGCTACAGCGACGGGCTGCACCAGGCGCTGGAGGCCAAGGAAGGGGTGAAGATCGAAAACGAAAACCAGACGCTGGCCACCATCACCTTCCAGAACTACTTCCGCCTCTACACCAAGCTGGCCGGCATGACCGGCACCGCCGACACCGAAGCGGCCGAGTTCGACAATATCTACAAGCTGGAAGTCATCTGCATCCCGCCCAACCGCCCGATGATCCGCCTGGACCAGGCGGACCTCATCTACCGCACGGCGGAGGAAAAATACGACGCCA is part of the Nitrospinota bacterium genome and encodes:
- the secA gene encoding preprotein translocase subunit SecA → MFGTLVKKIFGSRNDREIARIRAAVVQINALEDGMRALSDEGLRGKTAEFRQRLANGETVDQLLPEAFAVVREAGRRTLNMRHFDTQLIGGIVLHEGKISEMKTGEGKTLVATLPIYLNALPGKGAHLVTVNDYLARRDSEWMGKLYNFLGMNVGVIQHGLNDEQRQQAYNSDITYGTNNEFGFDYLRDNMKFSASQCVQRDLHFALVDEVDSILIDEARTPLIISGPAEESTDKYAAVNRITPALLKKDVYYTHDEKARSVMLTEAGVAAAEEALGVDNLYDPRNVEILHHLNQAMKAHIIFHRDVDYVVKDDEVLIVDEFTGRLMPGRRYSDGLHQALEAKEGVKIENENQTLATITFQNYFRLYTKLAGMTGTADTEAAEFDNIYKLEVICIPPNRPMIRLDQADLIYRTAEEKYDAIIDDIVATNAKGQPVLVGTISIEKSERLSAMLKRKAVKHNVLNAKQHEREAEIVAQAGRKAWVTIATNMAGRGTDIILGGNPVFLAKSKVKDGERSDDYPVVLEVSKKQCED